In the genome of Streptomyces fagopyri, the window GGGCCGACGACGTCGTCGTACGCCACGTGGACAACGGCTTCGGACTCGTGGCCGCCTCCGCCTGCACCCTGCGCCGCACCCGCGTGGCCGGCCGCGGCTCGCACCACCCGTACTTCTGCCGCGAGGGCTCGCACGACAACCTCGTCGAGGACTTCACCATCGAGCAGCGCACGGTCCCGGCCCCGGCGGACACCCAGCTCCACGGCATCAACGTGGAGGGGCTCTCCTCCCACAACGTCTGGTCGCGCGGCGACATGCGGATGGGCACCTTCGACTCCCACCGCGGGATGCCCTTCGCCAACGTCCGCACCGACATCACCGTGAACAACAACGGCCGGCACGGCGGCGACGCCTCCGCCGGACCCCTCTTCGGCGCCCGCTTCACCCACTGGAACGTCCGCGTCACCAACAGCCGCGCCGGCCTCGTCAAGATCGACGGGCTCGCGCCGTACAGCGCCACGGTCGGGATCAGCACCTGCACGGAGTTCGACCAGATCGACGTACCCGACTTCACCGGCGACCTGCGCACCCGCCTGGAGCTGTACGGGACGACGGACGTCGTACACCCGCGGAACCTGTACGAGGCACAGCGCGACCTCTGAGGCACGGGGCCCGGTCGTGCCGGTCGGCCCTGACGTGCCGGTCGGCCCTGTCGCGCCGGTGGGACATGCCGCGCCGGTGGGACCTGCGGGACCTGTGAGATCTACGGGAACCGTGAGATCTGCGGGACCTTTCGGACCCTGCAGGACCTGTGAGATCTACGGGAACCGTGAGATCTGCGGGACCTGCGGGACCTTTCGGGCCCGCCGTGCCGCTGGCGCTCATCGGGTCGGTGGGTCCCGCCGGGCCCCGCCGCGGTAGCGCCCCGGGGCGACTCCGACCAGCCGCTTGAACTGGCGGGTGAGGTGGGACTGGTCGTAGAAACCGGTCGTGGTGGCCACCTCGGCCGGTCTGCCGCCGTCCAGGAGCAGCCGGCGGGCGCGGTCGACGCGCCGCGACATCAGGTACTGGTGCGGCGCGATCCCGAACGCGCCGCTGAACGCCCGTACGAGGTGGGCGGGATGGGCGTGCAGGAGCCGGGCGGCCTCGTCGAGGGAAACGCCCTCGACGAGGCGCGCGTCCAGCAGCTCGCGCAGCCGGTCGGCGAGCGAGGGTTCGGAACGCGTCTCCTCGGCGAAGCGCGGCCGCAGATGGCCGCGCAACCGCTCGGCCACCAGCGTCAGCCTGCTCTCCGCCTCCAGCTCGTCACCGGGGTGCGCGAGGGCGGTGTGCAACTGCCCGACGCGTCGGCGCAGCAGGGGGTCGCGCAGGTCGGGACCGTCCACCGCCGGGCCGATGAGACTCTCGTCGAGACGGCTCAGGTCGAGATACAGGACGCGTTTGCGGAATCCGTCCTCGGTGACCGGGGAACCGTTGTGGGGGACGTGCGGCGGCAGCAGCGAGACCGTGTCGTGCGGGGTGCCGTGCTCGTGCCGGTCGAGGTCGTAGCGCACGGCGCCGTCGTCGACGATCAGCAGCGTCCACGCGTCATGGACGTGCATCGGGTACGCGTACTCGGTGTAGTGGGCGTGGAAGACCTCCACGACGCCCGGGATCCGCGGGCGCCACGCGGAGATCTCCCGCTGGGCCGCCATGCAAACAACGTACAAGACGACGTCGTACGGCGGTCGGCAGTCTCGAGGCATGAGCACACCGGACAACGAGCCCCTCCGTTTCGACACCAAGATCGCCGTGCTGCTGAGGGACGACCTGGAGCCCTGGCAGCGGCTCAACGTGACCGCCTTCCTGGTCAGCGGCCTCGGCGCGACCGTCCCCGAGGTGGTCGGCGAGACGTATGCCGACGCGGACGGTGTCCCGTATCTGCCGATGTTCCGCCAGCCGGTCATGATCTTCGAGGGCGGCAAGGAGACGCTGACCGCCGCGCACGGCCGCGCGCTGGTCCGGGCGCTCCCGCGGGCGGTCTTCACGTCCGACCTGTTCGTCACGGGCAACGACCGGGACAACCGGGCGGCCGTACGGGCCGTGCCGACCGCCGAACTGGACCTGGTCGGGCTCGCGGTGTACGGGCCGCGGAACGGGGTGGACAAGGTGTTCAAGGGGGCGCGGATGCATCCCTGAGACCGGGCGGCCGGTCGTGCGCCGGGTGGTGACCCGGGACGCGTCGGGCCGCACGGCGCGCGCCGGGCGCCGCCGTGTCGGTCCGGGATCCCGCCACCGCTGGAGGCCTGTCACCGCCGTCGCCCGGCCTGTCGGGGCAGGCGCCATCACCTGATCCGGCGACTGTCCGTCGCCGGCGACCGTCCGCCGTCGGCTATGCCTCCACCGGCTAGGCCTCCACCGGGGTCTCTCCGGCAGCCGGTCCTGCCTGCAGCGCGGGCGCCTTCACAGTCGGTGCCTTCGCCATGGGCGTCTCCACCGCGGGTGCCTGTGCGCCGGGCGCTTGTACGGCTGCCGCCTGCGTGCGGGTCGCTGGTGCGGCCGGCACCTGCACGGCGGGCGCTTGTGCGGCGGACACCTGTGCGGCGGGTGCTTGTGTGGCCGGCACCCGCAGGGGCGGTGTCTGCGGGGCGGGCTCCTCCGCCGGGAGACGGCTCATCAGCATCGCGTAGCCGAGCCCCGCGGCCGTGCCGACCATCGCGCACAGCCCCCACAGCCACTCCGCGCCGAGCCGGTCGATGACGACGCCGGACATCAGGGGCGCGACGAGCGCGGCGAGCGACCAGGAGAGGGTGTACATGCCCTGGTACCGGCCGCGGCCGTGCGTGGGGGAGAGCAGCATGACCAGCCCCGTCTGCGTGGGCGCGTTGACGATCTCCGCCAGGGTCCACACGCACACGGTGAGCGCGAAGACGCCGACCGATCCGGCGAAGGCGGTGAGCCCGAACCCGTACCCGGCGAGGAGCGACGAGATCACCAGCAGCCGCCGTGGATCCCGGTGCTGGATGAAGCGGGTGACCGGGATCTGCAGGGCCACGATGAGGACACCGTTCACAGCGATCGCCAGGCCGTAGTCGGCCGGGGTGAACCCGGCCTCGCCCATCGCGACCGGGAGCCCCACGGACCCCTGCTGGAAGACCAGGCTGACCAGGAAGGACAGTCCGACGACGCTCATGAAGCGCCGGTCGCGCAGCACGGCGCCGAGACCGGCCTCGACCGCGGCCTCCTTGGCGGTGCGCACCGGCCGGGACTCCGGCAGCTTCGCGAACACGACCAGCGCGCAGCCCAGCGTCATCCCGGCCTCGATGAGGAAGCCCGCGAGGTAGCTGAACTCGGCGATGAACCCGGCGGCCATCGAGGAGACCGCGAACCCGAGGTTGATCGCCCAGTAGTTGAGGGAGAACGCCCGGACCCGGTCCTCGGGCCGCACGATGTCGGCCATCATCGCCTGCACGGCGGGCCGGGAGGCGTTGCTGGCCATGCCGACGAGGAAGGCGACGGCGGCGATGCTCACCGGGTCGTGCATGAAGCCGAGCAGCGCGACGGAGACCGCCGTCGACGACTGCGCGATGAGAAGGGTGGGCCGCCGCCCGAACCGGTCGGTCATCACCCCCGCGCCGAGCGAGGAGACGACCCCGCCGAGGCCGTGCAGGGACGCGACCAGGCCCGCGTACGAGGCGGAGTAGCCGCGGTCCAGCGTCAGGTACAGCGCCATGAAGGTGGCCACGAAGGCCCCGAGCCGGTTGATCAGGGTGCTCGTCCACAGCCACCAGAACTCACGGGGGAGCCCTGAGACGGTCTCTCGGACGGCACGTCTCATCACGACTAGTGGCATGGCGGACCCCAGGTCAGACAGGCGCGTAAGCGGCTCGGGCGGTGGTCACAACTTACGAGAGTCCGGCCGGGGAGGGCCACTCGATTAACAGATGCCGTCAACCGGCGGACGTTCGCCTGAGCGTCGGTGTCCGTCTGCCGACCGGGGGAGCGGCCCGTCAACCCGTTCCATTACGCTCGACGGCATGGCCGACGCACCGTACAAGCTGATCCTCCTCCGCCACGGCGAGAGTGAATGGAACGCGAAGAACCTGTTCACCGGTTGGGTGGACGTCAATCTCAACGAGAAGGGCGAGAAGGAGGCAGTCCGCGGCGGTGAGCTGCTCAAGGACGCCGGCCTGCTGCCCGACGTGGTCCACACCTCGCTCCAGAAGCGCGCGATCCGCACCGCCCAGCTCGCGCTGGAGGCCGCGGACCGCCACTGGATCCCGGTCCACCGCTCCTGGCGCCTGAACGAGCGGCACTACGGCGCGCTCCAGGGCAAGGACAAGGCCCAGACCCTCGCCGAGTTCGGCGAGGACCAGTTCATGCTGTGGCGCCGTTCGTACGACACCCCGCCGCCGCCGCTCGCCCGCGACGCCGAGTACTCGCAGTTCGACGACCCGCGCTACGCGACGCTCCCGCCGGAGCTGCGCCCGCAGACGGAGTGCCTCAAGGACGTCGTCGTACGCATGCTGCCGTACTGGTTCGACGCCATCGTCCCCGACCTGCTGACCGGCCGTACGGTCCTGGTCGCGGCCCACGGCAACTCGCTGCGCGCCCTCGTCAAGCACCTCGACGGCATCTCCGACGCCGACATCGCGGGCCTGAACATCCCCACCGGCATCCCGCTCTCCTACGAACTGGACGCCGACTTCAAGCCCCTCAACCCGGGCGGCACGTACCTCGACGCGGACGCTGCCGCGGCGGCGATCGAGGCGGTCAAGAACCAGGGCAAGAAGAAGTAGGTTTTCTGATCATGCCTCCCACCTGCGCATACGGCGCGGGTGGGAGGCATTTTCGTGCGCTGGGACCACTCTGGGCCCTGCACCCTCCTCATCCAGCGGTCGGAGAGCCCGGCCTAGAGCCTTACGAGCACGCTCCCAACCGCCGGGCATGAGGCGTACGTGACCCTGAGGGTCAGACCCGGGCCGGAGTGCCCGAATGCGATGAGATGAGGTGGCGATGATTGAAGGCGAATTGCAAGAACTTCTTGGAAAGGCCTTTTCGGCCATCCAGGAAGAGGAGGTTGATGTGTTGAATATGATGCTCCCTCAGATTCGGGAGCTTGCTGATTCCGGGAACCCGTATTTCCAGGAGATGGTAGGAGCGGCGTCCCTGGAAATCGAAAAGGACTACCCGAAAGCGTATCGGTACCTAAAGCTTGCGGCTGACGCCAGAATCCCATCCGCTCAGCGAGGTCTAGGTCACATGTTGGCCCTAGGTCTGGGTGTCGAAAAGGATCTTGAGATGTCGGCAGCCCTTTTTCGTGAGGCGGCGGAAGCGGGTGACCCATTTGCGAAATACAATCTGGCCAACATGTGTCTGCATGGAGAGGGGGTCCCGGAATCTGAAGAAAAGGGAACCCGGCTGCTAGAGGAAGCATCGATTTCTGGCTTGGGTGTCGCGGCAGCGCAGTTGGCAGACATGAAGGGGGCGGTCGATGACTATGAGGGGGCCAGGGAAATCCTCGAAAGAATTGTACCGGACGGAGAGATTCCCCCCTTGTCGGCAAAGAACTATTCCGCGATGTGTTATCACGGGATAGGTGGCCCTGTTGACAAGGTCAAGGCGCTGGGGGGCGCTCTGAAAACGGCAGAACTCGGTGATCGTGGGGGGCTTGAAGATAGTCGCACTATCGCGAGTGAACTAACCGCTGAGCAGATCCTGAAAGCAATTGCCTGGTCAAAGGTCGATGATTGGACTCAAGCGTTTATTTCGTATGCTAAAATTCGGTGAATTGGATACTGTTAGTGGCTGGGCTAATGGCAGCATGGGAAGAAGTAGGAATGGCGGCCCCCCTCCCGCCGGCGCGTACGGCGCGGGCGGAAGATGCTTCCTGCTGTGGAATCTCTTTGGAATCTCAGCCTGTGTGGTTTTGCGGCCGGAGAGCTTGCCCGAGAGCCTTCCGGGCTCGGTCCCGGCTGCTCGGCATGAGGTGCGCGTACACCTTCAGCGTGAGTCCCGGGTCGGAGTGCCCGAGGTACTCGCTGAAGGCCTTGATGCTCTCGCCCGCGTCCAGCAGCACTGACGCGTAGAAGTGCCTCAGGGCGTGCATGCCGTGCTCGCGCGCGGCGGTGTGCTCCCGCTCTTGGCCTTCGGGATGACGCCCACGGACGCTAGAGCGGGCTTCCAGTGGTCCTCATTCAGTGAGGTACGCCAGATGTGGCCGC includes:
- a CDS encoding phosphoglyceromutase, whose product is MADAPYKLILLRHGESEWNAKNLFTGWVDVNLNEKGEKEAVRGGELLKDAGLLPDVVHTSLQKRAIRTAQLALEAADRHWIPVHRSWRLNERHYGALQGKDKAQTLAEFGEDQFMLWRRSYDTPPPPLARDAEYSQFDDPRYATLPPELRPQTECLKDVVVRMLPYWFDAIVPDLLTGRTVLVAAHGNSLRALVKHLDGISDADIAGLNIPTGIPLSYELDADFKPLNPGGTYLDADAAAAAIEAVKNQGKKK
- a CDS encoding tetratricopeptide repeat protein is translated as MIEGELQELLGKAFSAIQEEEVDVLNMMLPQIRELADSGNPYFQEMVGAASLEIEKDYPKAYRYLKLAADARIPSAQRGLGHMLALGLGVEKDLEMSAALFREAAEAGDPFAKYNLANMCLHGEGVPESEEKGTRLLEEASISGLGVAAAQLADMKGAVDDYEGAREILERIVPDGEIPPLSAKNYSAMCYHGIGGPVDKVKALGGALKTAELGDRGGLEDSRTIASELTAEQILKAIAWSKVDDWTQAFISYAKIR
- a CDS encoding DUF2000 domain-containing protein, which encodes MQTTYKTTSYGGRQSRGMSTPDNEPLRFDTKIAVLLRDDLEPWQRLNVTAFLVSGLGATVPEVVGETYADADGVPYLPMFRQPVMIFEGGKETLTAAHGRALVRALPRAVFTSDLFVTGNDRDNRAAVRAVPTAELDLVGLAVYGPRNGVDKVFKGARMHP
- a CDS encoding MDR family MFS transporter; its protein translation is MPLVVMRRAVRETVSGLPREFWWLWTSTLINRLGAFVATFMALYLTLDRGYSASYAGLVASLHGLGGVVSSLGAGVMTDRFGRRPTLLIAQSSTAVSVALLGFMHDPVSIAAVAFLVGMASNASRPAVQAMMADIVRPEDRVRAFSLNYWAINLGFAVSSMAAGFIAEFSYLAGFLIEAGMTLGCALVVFAKLPESRPVRTAKEAAVEAGLGAVLRDRRFMSVVGLSFLVSLVFQQGSVGLPVAMGEAGFTPADYGLAIAVNGVLIVALQIPVTRFIQHRDPRRLLVISSLLAGYGFGLTAFAGSVGVFALTVCVWTLAEIVNAPTQTGLVMLLSPTHGRGRYQGMYTLSWSLAALVAPLMSGVVIDRLGAEWLWGLCAMVGTAAGLGYAMLMSRLPAEEPAPQTPPLRVPATQAPAAQVSAAQAPAVQVPAAPATRTQAAAVQAPGAQAPAVETPMAKAPTVKAPALQAGPAAGETPVEA
- a CDS encoding helix-turn-helix domain-containing protein, producing the protein MAAQREISAWRPRIPGVVEVFHAHYTEYAYPMHVHDAWTLLIVDDGAVRYDLDRHEHGTPHDTVSLLPPHVPHNGSPVTEDGFRKRVLYLDLSRLDESLIGPAVDGPDLRDPLLRRRVGQLHTALAHPGDELEAESRLTLVAERLRGHLRPRFAEETRSEPSLADRLRELLDARLVEGVSLDEAARLLHAHPAHLVRAFSGAFGIAPHQYLMSRRVDRARRLLLDGGRPAEVATTTGFYDQSHLTRQFKRLVGVAPGRYRGGARRDPPTR